From the genome of Prinia subflava isolate CZ2003 ecotype Zambia chromosome 12, Cam_Psub_1.2, whole genome shotgun sequence:
GCCCTTGTCTAATTTCAGTGTTGTCTCTTCCCAGCCTGCCACTGTTCCACCCTCGGGGGCACCTTCAGCAGGAGCAGTACCGTTCTACAACCCTTCTCAATTTGCACAAGTGAGTGAAAGCctcatcttcctttttccttatcCTTATTATCCAacatttcccagagaagctgtgtctgccccatccctggaagtgtccaaggtcaggctggacagggttgAGAGCAGTCTGGgttagtggaagatgtccctgcccatggcagggggtggaatgggatgtcCTTTCAAGtcccttctgacccaaaccaATCTGATTCTATACTTTGATTTTGTGCTTTACCAGCTTCATCTGGGTTGTTGCACACAGAGCATTAAATGTGCACAAAAATCAGTCTGGCACCTGTTCAATTTAACAAGTTATCATTCAaaattttattccaaattttttcagttttgtctcCAGCATGACAGTTTTACAGAACATTTTGTTTATTCCTCTTCTAGTCTCCTGCAGCCACTGGAAGTTCAAGACTGGGAAGAATTGGACAGAGGAAGTATCCAACATTGAAGTAGAATACAATGGCTTTGTACTTGGAATCCTTACTCATGTTCTGAGTATGCAAAGAACTTTTCAGCCTTATGGCACATGGTATCAGCTGCAGCTGACATGACAGAAATCCAGTGATGGGTGATCTCTTTCATGCTTGCACCTCATCTACGCAAACCATTACCAAACATGAAATATATGtaacttttccttttcaaaacctGGCTAGAAATAGCTTCGCTGTGATAAAGAATAGACACAAGAGAGGAAATAGTTGCTGTCTGTTACAAAACCTGTTTGTAAATTGCATAGGCAATTTATTCCTTAAGTTAATTTTAGACCTTACTAGCGTGACCTTCCAAGACATAGTTTCAGGGATTCCTTAATTTCTGAAGGAtgctcccctcccagcaggggtaaaaaaaaaaacaaacaaaccatgTCCACATTGTAAAATAACACTGTGGCCTTAAGAGGACCATGCACAATCGTGATGCTTTCAGCCAGAGTGTGGAACCAGAGACGTTCCCCTGGGAGAGGCtcacccaggagctgcctcgTGCTGGTTCGGTCTTTGGGAGGCGGGAGGGGGCCACAGCTCATCCAAATAAATCGACCTATATTGAATGAAAACTGTGACTGTAATCTAATCCTGATTTGATTTGGATCTTTCCTAGTCTGTATGTAGTTTGTGGTTTTAGACTACCTGTAAAGCCAAGTGTATAGTGGGAAGGAGCTCTGTATCATAGCCAACGCTGTTCTCTTGACGAGTGAGTGTTTGTTTAAGTGCAATACGGTTACTTTGCTTTCTCTCAAACTGCTGGCACTCTGCAGCTGGGGGGTAACAGCTTgaaagttgtttcttttttccttttgggagTGCCAGAATCAGTGTAACAATCCGTTCTTGAATCTCCCTTACTAAAATAACCAAGGTCTTAAATAGCTAACAGCTAAATTTCATACTAAAAGTAGATGGATTAGGCCTCTGCAGATGGACTTTAAAATCTTTAGGTTTACTATAGGAAATCTTGAAAACCATGGTATGCAGCGTTTATATTCACTGAAGAATCTGAATtatctgcaaagagaaaaataaactttaaatatttatttaatcacTAGGCCATATTTTATTTAGAACTTGCCACCAAACTATttgattttacttgaatttCTGCCCAGGAGTAGAAGTAATATGAATGTGAAATTGCCAGTATTTGTCCCCAactgttggttggttttggttttttttttcttttcctgaataaCACCACTTTTCTAAGATCGTGTTAGCCTTATGTATGTCCCAAAAGGTTTGTATGCAGCCCAAGTAAAACACTATTTGGGAGGATTAGAAACCTTTGTGTGCTGGTCCATTCTCAATTCCAGACGTGGACAGCAGCAGTCAGTGTGGTTTACTTTTCTATAATTGAAACCTAATCAGACACTTGGCTTTCCTCTAGTCCAGCCAGGCTGCtgattattttctcctttcagtAGAGACTGCCAAACAACTTCATTCAAGGAGGCTCCCTCTGAGCTGGGAGTGGCTGTCTTTCCTAAGTGTAAGATTTGACACTGTAAattcttaaataaaatattttgcgCTCTGGAGCACTTTCACATTTTACTTTCTTCTTGTGGTTATTGCTTTAGTGAACTGGGCTGAGGAACCTTTCCTGTTTGTCTGGGAGTGATCTGTGTGAGGAAAGGcagtttttggtggttttggtgtCTGGAATGGCTGCATCAGAGCAGGTTTGGATGCGATATTAGgaggaaatccttccctgtgagggtgaagaggctctggcacagattgcccagacaagctgtggctgtcctATCCCAGGAGGTGTCcagggtcaggctggacagggcttggagcctatggaaggtgtccctgtccgtgtgtccctgtccaggtgtccctgtccgtgtgtccctgtccaggtgtccctgtccaggtGTCCCTGTCCGTGGTGAAGGTTGGAACCTGGGTGCTCTTCAAGGTCCCTACCACCCCCaggctgtgattctgtgatccgTGTCTGTACTGAAATGTTCCAATTTGAACCTTTAAGCCTCATACAGGCAACTTTTAAATTTCCTTAGGCGTTACACGTTTACTTTAAGCTGCTTTTTAAACGCCGCCTCCATCCCGTGTCGCGACAGAGCCGCGACTTTCCGCGATCGCTGCCGGGCGCTCCTCCGGCCGTCGGGGGGCGctgcgggcggggcgggcccggcccagCGCTGCCCCCGTTGccacggccgggccggggcggccgcAGCGGCACCGAGAGCggcaccgggaccgggaccggcaCAGAAACGGGCACCGGGGCAGCACAGAAACGGGCACCGGCACCGAAACGGGCACCGGGGCAGCACAGAAACGGGCACCGGCACCGAAACGGGCACCGGCGAGGAGCCGCGAGGAACCGGTGAGGCCCGGGCTGCGTCCCGCCCGCAGCGGCGGGGaaggggcggccccggcgggcgggAGGCGCGGCCGGGTGAGGGTGAGGGTGAGGCCGGGGCCGGGtccctcccgccccgccgcggaACGCGGGCCGCGGCCCCTCGGTGCCGAACCGCGCTCGGGGCTGGTTCAGAGCCTGCCGCCctcccggggccgggggaggcTGGCCCGCGGTAGCCGCAGAATGACGAGGTGCTTCCCCCGTGTAGAAATGTGCTCGAACCCCTTTTCTGTACCCTCAAGCCGCCCCTGGGGTGTCCTCTCGGTGTCAGCGGGGTTGGTGCGAGGCAGGGAAAGGCGGCAGCGATTTCCCGGCTGTGGCATCACTGGAAATTTCCTGGCCTCGGGCTGCGGGCTGGTCGTGCTGGTGACGCCGTGTGTACAGCAAGGACAAGGAGCTGTGGCTTCTGTGCGGCTTAAATTTCCTTTCGTGCTAACAGGGCGCGCAGCCTTTCCTTTAAAGAAGGGTGTACACAGCCGTGATgtctgcagagggaaggaggtctctgctctgcttttggggaaaaaatcgGGAAATATCAGTGATTTTCTAACAAGGTCACGTTAAGGTGTGAGTTGTGCTAGAGGGAGGTCCTGCAAGGAGATGCTTTCTGACCAAGGAGTACAGTTTGCAGCTCGATAACTTTTCATTCTTGCATCTTTCTCTTGGGGGAATCCAGGTGTCCCGCGTCTTGGAATTTTGCAGACAATGCATCTGCCTGGACATTCACCTGCCCTTCATtgccagggaaaggctgagcTGCCTGCAGTTCCCATGTCTTGCTGGCTGAGTAAAGCCCTGTGAACCCACAGGGTGATAAAGGGAAGGAAATTATGCTTTGAGGAACTTTTCATCAGCATCCGCAGCTGGTACCTGGGGGACAATGAGTACTCCAAATGGATTTCCGCAGCACTCCAGGGTGTGTCTTACTCGGAGCATGGAGGGTGGAGCAGTACAGGACCTGCAGgcaaaaaaagctggaaaagcagccaaaAAAGAGGCTGGGGGCGATGGGGCACCTCCGAAGACAGGCACGCCCATAAGTGAGACCTTAAAGCTTCTGCCAGAAGAGCTCAAAGCCaatatgaaaattaaatccATCACTCCAAGGCCCCCTCGGAAGCCCCGGCTGGAACGTGCTGCATCCCTGGATGAAAAGAGCTGGAGGAAGTGGAGACGATTTAGAACAAGCCAGGAAAGTCTGACTGATCCCAACGAGACGAGCTCCTCTAATGGTTCCCTGCAGGAAGCGTCCCCCAGCCCTCCCGCCAGGGGCAGGGCCAGcaatccctgctgccagcaggactCCTTGCACAGTTCACCAGAGGCCTTGGAAGCCAGTCCCGGGGGgaagagcagggcaggcaccTCGGACCTGGGCAAACGAGCCTCGGAGATCTCCAGTGCCTTCGGGGGGCTCCTGCGGGGGAAGGGGTTCGCGGGGGGCAAGCCCCGGCTGTCCCAAATCATGCCAGCCCGCCCTCTCCCTCCCATGGAGCTCAACGTGGCCTCCCACTCGCTGAGGACAGCTAATAGGATCGACTCAGATTGTCTGGATTACCGGCATTATTCTCAGCACAAGTTTGGGAGggtgagcagcagcctcagcgACTCCAGGCTGCAGGGCAATGGGACGCTCTATGACAATTGCTCCACGGACTCCATGAGATCCACCTTCAGCGTGCTCACTCCCATCCGAGCCAAGGATGTCCGCAGCAGGTAGGGCTCCCCCCGGCTTTGCTCCTGGTTTTGGGGGTGTTAACAGGGAGGAGAATCTCACTGGGCAAGGACAGGGAGCTTCTGAGCTCCTGGTGAAGCACGAAAGCCGTTCTGTGTTATTTAACCTGCTGTCAAACTGAAGAGATCAGCATAAATACTCTTCATTTGCTCCCTTTAGCTAAGTATTTTCATAAATACGAGTCTGATTTGCTGTCAGTTTGCTTGTAATATTAACATTAATTAACTTAATATTAAGTTTGCTTGTATTATGATCTGGTTTGAGAATTAAGAAGCaatggctgtgctgccagcagctgggaaaactgttttttagaaaaatctAAAAGTACGTTTGGCTTGAACTGAAAGgataaattacagaaaaaaaataacaccagATATTTTAAATTGTCATGCAGCAGTCCTGTGAGGTGCTGAGCAGATGTTGCACGTGTTTGGTTTCTGGCAGGATCAAATTATGTGCTGGGAGCTACTCCAGTATCCCACAGGAGCTCCTCTGCCCCAGCATCTCCTGGAGGGAAAAATCTAATCATTGATCCAAAGCGTGGGAGTCAGGAGTAGAGGGAAATAATTCTGAGATAAGTTAAAGTGTTACTAGCTGATAAAAAAGCCCAAAGATGGATTGTTACGTGTTTGCCATGagtgttttctttcccattccTCCCTAAAGCAGCTGGAGCCAAGTGAGCAGTGTTGGGTTGCCAGAACACCCTGACATTATTCTCTCATCATTATTTGCAGAGCTTAAGCAAGATTAAAAATGCTTATTCAAGAtgcagtccctgtgccagcatcCCTCACCTCTGTGTAAGCGTGTCCTTCAGAGAGGCAGGTGCTGTGGGATGCATCTGCCCTTCCCAAAGGGGATATTTTGATACCTCAGGctcaataaattattttctcagagCTGATGTGATGAGCTGAATTGAAGGAAGGATGTGAGTTTGAGTTTTTTGATTAGGAGAAACCTGATGCCAGAACACTGGGAATGGTGGAGCTGTTTTTATGTTTGAAGTAAACTGAGCTGCTTCAAGGTGCTCAAATTTAATGGAATCACAGAACGGtttgggtggaagggacctcaaagctcatccagtcccacctctgccatggcagggacaccttccactatccctgGGTGTtccaagcccatccagcctggccttggacacttccagagatccaggggcagtcccagctgctctggcaacCTGGGGTTATCAAACCAATTTCTTTATTCTGTGTCTGGATGAGTTTTAGTGGGGCTGAAGATTTTGGATGGCTTCAGCCTTCCCATCACAGAacttgagcagcagcagcctcaccaTCACCCTCGTGTCCTGCCTTTGGAAGGAACTTTAGGCAAGAAGAacaatttataaatattaaattccTTCTTCTTAAAGGTATATTCTTGACTACTTCAGGATTCAAAGATTACAACATCAACATCCCTTTCCTTAGATGCTCTTTTTTGGATCTTCTGTCCGCAGGAGCTATTTGGAAGGCAGCCTTCTGGCAAGTGGTGCCTTAATGGGAGCAGAAGAACTCAGCAGATATTTCCCTAATCGGAATATGGGAATCTTTGTGGCCACGTGGAACATGCAGGGGCAGAAGGTGGGTGCACAGAGGTCTTCACAGCCCCTTTGCTAAAGTTACCCCAGCTCCTGTGAGAGGACTGGGGTGATAGTTTGCTATTCATGATTATGTCCTTGTCAACCTGAGCCATCATCTTTGTCCAATTACAAGGAATTTTTCTATTAAATCTTTGCATAACTAAtactggttttcttttctttctttttgttttaaacttctTGTGTAAAAGGAACTTCCAGCGAATCTGGATGACTTCTTATTGCCAACAGATCCAGACTTTGCCCAGGACATGTATGTCATTGGGGTTCAAGAAGGCTGTCCAGACAGGTAGCAAAAACAATGTAATGAACCATCTTCTTTTATTGTTAACTAATCATTTTGCTTTGAATTACACTAGAAATAGCCTCCATTATGTCCCTAATATTTTCAATAATCAACCCATTTAACAAGATTGCATTCTATTGCATGAGCACCAGAGGAAATGGGATTTAGAGAAAAAATTCACAGAGGTCTGTAAGTCATAAAATCCCAGAGTAGTTTGGGTTGGGGGGGacattaaagcccatccagtgccaccccctgccatgggtggagacagcttccactagaccagggtgctccaagccctgtccagcctggccttggacacttctagggatgggaCATCTTCTCTGGGCATGCAGAATTTCATCCTGATGGCAAAGCTCTGCTGATTCCTGTGGCACCTCAGCAGCCAGCCCTTGGTTCAGTGCAGGGAGGTTTTGCTTAGGACTTGCTGTTCTGTGTGAGAGGGGTTGCTGTGagtgcacagctctgctgtgctctctgggTGTGCACAgttctgctgtgctctctgggTGTGCACAGCTCGGATGTGCTCTCTGGGTGTGCACAgttctgctgtgctctctgggtgtgcacagctctgctgtgctctctgggTGTGCACA
Proteins encoded in this window:
- the INPP5E gene encoding phosphatidylinositol polyphosphate 5-phosphatase type IV gives rise to the protein MSTPNGFPQHSRVCLTRSMEGGAVQDLQAKKAGKAAKKEAGGDGAPPKTGTPISETLKLLPEELKANMKIKSITPRPPRKPRLERAASLDEKSWRKWRRFRTSQESLTDPNETSSSNGSLQEASPSPPARGRASNPCCQQDSLHSSPEALEASPGGKSRAGTSDLGKRASEISSAFGGLLRGKGFAGGKPRLSQIMPARPLPPMELNVASHSLRTANRIDSDCLDYRHYSQHKFGRVSSSLSDSRLQGNGTLYDNCSTDSMRSTFSVLTPIRAKDVRSRSYLEGSLLASGALMGAEELSRYFPNRNMGIFVATWNMQGQKELPANLDDFLLPTDPDFAQDMYVIGVQEGCPDRREWEIRLQETLGPHYVLLHSAAHGVLYMSVFIRRDLIWFCSEVEYATVTTRIVSQIKTKGALGISFTFFGTSFLFITSHFTSGDSKVNERKLDYNKTIQALTLPKNVPDTNPYRSSSSDVTTRFDEVFWFGDFNFRLNKDRETVDSILSQNPGTDVSKLLAYDQLTSEMSRGSIFKGFQEADIHFRPSYKFDIGKDSYDTTSKQRTPSYTDRVVFRSRYKDDIQAVKYSSCPVIKTSDHRPVFALFRVKVRPGRDNIPLAAGLFDRDLYLTGIRRRATRELLKRRERKDQRSSSICSIS